ATGTGCGTGCATCGTTGCGAAGACGGCGCAGCACCTCGTCACCCGACATATCGGGCAAGTGCAAGTCGAGCAGGATGACATCGGGACGATGTTCGCGCGCCAGCTCGACGCCGAGCAGTCCTTGCAGCGCCGGCAACACACGCCACCCCGGACGCGCCATGAGAATCGTTTCGACGAGGCTCAGGTTGGCCAGATTGTCTTCGATGTAGAGCAGCGTGGCCTCGCGGTATGCCGCCGCCACGGCCGGAATGCTCGCGCCGCTCTCGTACACGCGCAGTGGACTGTCGACCGCGTCAAGGACGACGCGGAACACGCTACCCTGTTCGGACGTGCTTTCCAGCGAAAGTTCACCACCCATCGCCTCGCACAGGCGCCGTGACAACGCGAGACCTAGTCCAGTGCCTTCCACATCGCTCTGTTCGGCACCGAGACGCGCGAATGGTGTGAAGAGCTCCTCGAGCCGATTCGTCGGTACGCCGCGCCCCGTGTCAACGACGCGAATGGCGCAGGTTCCATCTGCGCTGAGCGCAGCGTGCAGGTGCACGGTGCCGCCAGGCTGATTGTACTTGATGGCGTTGCTCAGCAGGTTGAGCAACACCTGCACCAGCCGTTGGCGGTCGGCGTACACGAATCCGTCTCCGGGCCAGGGGCCACCATGCAAGGTGACGCCATGCTGCTGCGCGAGGGGGCGTACCAGTCCGAGCGTTTCCTCGAGCGCGGACGACAGCGCCACCGGCTCCAGCGAAAACTGCTCGCGACCGGCTTCGATACGCGCAATCTCAAGCACCTCGTTGATCAGGTGCAGCAGATGACGTCCGGCCTTGAGGATGTGCTGCACCGACTTGCCCTGCTGCGCAGTCACTTCGCCGCGCGCGAGCAGCTGCGCGAAGCCGAGAATGCTGTTCATCGGCGTGCGCAGCTCATGGCTCATGCGACTCAGAAACTCGCTCTTGGCTCGGTTGGCGCGCTCGGCCTCCTCCTTGGCACGTGCCAGCGCTTCCTCGGCGGCGCGACGTCCGGTGATATCGCGACCAAAGGCGATCACGCCCTCGGTAACCGAGTGCGGTGACAGCGTGCGCCCCACGTTTTCCATGACGACGTAGGCACCGTCCTTGCGCCGGATACGGAACGTCGTCGTGATGACCGTGCCCGGATGTTCAGCCAGCCACTGAAGATCGGCCATGGTGTGCTCGACATCGTCCGGATGCAACAGATCGGCCGGGCGCGCGCCCAACATTTCGTCGGGTGTGAATCCCAGCACCTGCATCGACGACGGGGCAGCGTACGTGATGGCGCCCGTCGCGTCGCAGATGAATACCAGATCGGCAGCCCCCTCGATGATCTGACGGAATCGCTCGTCGCGTTCGCGCAGCGCCTGCTCGGCTTCCACGAAATCGGTGATGTCGCGGCAGTTTGCCACAACGCCCTCCGCCGCACTAACGGGGGAGATCGTGCGGCCCACGCTCTCCAGCAGTCGCCATCCGCCATTCTTGTGACGACTCCGGTAGCGCAACTTCACCGTCGTTCCGGGGGACTGCATGAGGGTGTTGAACACGTCAATCACGTGCGGAATATCGTCAGGATGCAGCAGGTCGACGGGGCGCCAGCCATGCATCTCGGCGGGTGTATAGCCAAGCATGCGCTCGACCGATGAACTCACCGACGTGATCGCCGCATTCGTGTCGACGAGCATGATATAGTCCTGCGAGTTCTCGATCAGCCGTCGGAAGTGTTCCTCG
This region of Gemmatimonas groenlandica genomic DNA includes:
- a CDS encoding hybrid sensor histidine kinase/response regulator, coding for MSSAAVPQSPNPILPDPDTLAPDQLRDALRDAHRLLAERQRHLDLIEQLAGIGSWEIDLDRDAIRWSRELKRMHGFDDASAPTRHSTFMTSVLHPDDVGIVNEGMAALTADHPVTVEFRGLRTDGEARLFHARGLLVPNTDGRLTRVLGTSLDITERRQTVEALRGSEESYRTIFQHASDAMWVHDLETGDFLAVNQAAVDMYGFSAEEQMQRGVSGMSAGIAPYRVEDAVKYIQGAAAGVPQRFEWLGKHKDGRLIWGEVRLRRVTLSGVDRILATARDINDRVAAEIALRQANEALEQRVTERTAQLEQAVAEQAAAREALAESEEHFRRLIENSQDYIMLVDTNAAITSVSSSVERMLGYTPAEMHGWRPVDLLHPDDIPHVIDVFNTLMQSPGTTVKLRYRSRHKNGGWRLLESVGRTISPVSAAEGVVANCRDITDFVEAEQALRERDERFRQIIEGAADLVFICDATGAITYAAPSSMQVLGFTPDEMLGARPADLLHPDDVEHTMADLQWLAEHPGTVITTTFRIRRKDGAYVVMENVGRTLSPHSVTEGVIAFGRDITGRRAAEEALARAKEEAERANRAKSEFLSRMSHELRTPMNSILGFAQLLARGEVTAQQGKSVQHILKAGRHLLHLINEVLEIARIEAGREQFSLEPVALSSALEETLGLVRPLAQQHGVTLHGGPWPGDGFVYADRQRLVQVLLNLLSNAIKYNQPGGTVHLHAALSADGTCAIRVVDTGRGVPTNRLEELFTPFARLGAEQSDVEGTGLGLALSRRLCEAMGGELSLESTSEQGSVFRVVLDAVDSPLRVYESGASIPAVAAAYREATLLYIEDNLANLSLVETILMARPGWRVLPALQGLLGVELAREHRPDVILLDLHLPDMSGDEVLRRLRNDARTSDVPIVVVSADATPSSVERLRVLGANAYVTKPLDVDEFLRVVDRFVPVRRGAS